One Faecalicatena sp. Marseille-Q4148 DNA window includes the following coding sequences:
- a CDS encoding insulinase family protein has translation MNLNNVPAYELIQKETLEGLKSEGYLLRHKKSGARVVLVKNDDDNKVFTIGFRTPPKDSTGVPHIIEHTVLCGSREFPVKDPFVELVKGSLNTFLNAITYPDKTVYPVASCNEKDFKNLMHVYMDAVFYPAIYEHEEIFRQEGWSYQLEAADDKLTYNGVVYNEMKGAFSSPEDVLYRVVMNTLFPDTTYANESGGDPEYIPDLTYEQFLNFHRKFYHPSNSYIYLYGDMDMEERLNWMDAHYLSAFTVQEVDSQISFQKPFTQMTEKVTSYSITNAESEEDNTYLSYNKVIGDSLDRELYQAFQILDYALLSAPGAPLKKALVDAGIGKDIMGSYENGTLQPMMSIIAKNANACQKDEFVKVIEDTLKSIVANGLSKKALEAGINYHEFRYREADFGSFPKGLMYGLQIFDSWLYDDTKPFIHVEALDTFETLKAKADTGYFEELIQKYLLDNQHGAIVIVKPEKGLTAKTEAALEEKLQAYKDSLTAEEVEELVQKTKALTAYQEEPSEKEDLEKIPVLQREDISREIAPIYNEEIKAGNTTVVFHDIETNGIGYVNLIFDMSGIEEELLPYTGILQSVLGVIDTENYEYGELFNEINAQTGGIGTSLELYTDVTKVKEKEFRPTFEMRAKALYHQLPVAFCMMEEILLRSKLDDDKRLKEIVAQTKSRLQMRIQSSGHISAAMRAMAYHSPTARMKDMTAGIEYYELICDLAAHFDEKKEMLIKTLKHLAEEIFSPSRLIVSYTAAKEGLAQACDLVKALEEKLTEYGKEKHQVEIVCEKKNEGFKTASKVQYVATAGNFIDAGYEYTGALQILKVILSYEYLWQNIRVKGGAYGCMSSFNRLGDSYLVSFRDPHLKNTLEVYEGVAEYLRRFDIDERDMTKYIIGTISNIDQPMTPAIKGSRSMNLYLNHVTAEMIQKERQQILEATQEDIRKLADIVEAVVSQKNICVIGGEEKIAGAQDLFMETKELN, from the coding sequence ATGAATTTGAATAATGTACCGGCATATGAATTAATCCAGAAAGAAACACTGGAGGGACTGAAGTCAGAAGGATATCTTCTGCGTCATAAGAAAAGCGGAGCAAGAGTGGTACTTGTGAAGAATGATGACGATAATAAAGTATTTACAATCGGATTCCGTACGCCTCCGAAGGACAGTACAGGAGTTCCTCATATTATTGAACATACAGTACTGTGCGGTTCCAGAGAATTTCCGGTCAAAGATCCTTTTGTAGAGTTGGTAAAGGGATCTTTGAATACATTTTTAAATGCCATTACTTATCCGGATAAGACGGTGTATCCGGTTGCAAGCTGCAATGAAAAAGATTTTAAGAATCTGATGCATGTGTATATGGATGCAGTATTCTATCCGGCAATTTATGAACACGAAGAGATTTTCCGGCAGGAGGGCTGGAGTTATCAATTGGAAGCTGCCGATGATAAGCTTACTTATAATGGGGTTGTATACAATGAAATGAAAGGTGCATTTTCTTCACCGGAAGATGTGCTTTACCGCGTAGTTATGAACACACTGTTTCCGGATACAACTTATGCAAATGAATCCGGTGGAGACCCGGAATATATCCCGGATCTGACGTATGAACAATTTTTAAATTTCCATAGAAAGTTTTATCATCCTTCTAACAGTTATATTTATCTTTATGGTGATATGGATATGGAAGAACGGCTGAACTGGATGGATGCCCATTATCTTTCCGCATTTACGGTACAGGAAGTAGATTCGCAGATTTCTTTCCAGAAGCCGTTTACACAGATGACGGAAAAGGTAACGTCTTATTCGATTACGAATGCAGAATCAGAAGAAGATAATACCTATCTTTCTTACAATAAAGTGATCGGAGACAGCCTGGACAGAGAATTATACCAGGCATTCCAGATTCTTGATTATGCACTGTTATCTGCACCGGGAGCGCCGCTGAAGAAAGCGCTTGTAGATGCAGGAATCGGTAAAGACATTATGGGCTCTTATGAAAATGGAACGCTGCAGCCTATGATGTCAATTATTGCAAAGAATGCCAATGCGTGCCAGAAAGATGAATTTGTGAAAGTTATCGAAGATACTTTAAAATCAATTGTGGCAAATGGATTGTCTAAAAAAGCGTTGGAGGCTGGAATCAATTATCATGAGTTCCGCTATCGTGAAGCAGATTTCGGAAGTTTTCCAAAGGGACTGATGTACGGACTTCAGATTTTTGACAGCTGGCTGTATGACGATACAAAGCCATTTATCCATGTAGAAGCCCTTGATACATTTGAAACACTGAAGGCAAAGGCAGATACAGGATATTTCGAAGAACTGATCCAGAAATATCTGCTTGACAATCAGCATGGCGCTATTGTAATCGTAAAACCGGAAAAAGGTCTGACAGCAAAGACAGAAGCGGCTCTGGAAGAGAAACTGCAGGCATATAAAGACAGTCTGACAGCAGAAGAAGTAGAAGAACTTGTTCAGAAAACAAAAGCGCTGACAGCTTATCAGGAAGAACCGTCAGAGAAAGAAGACCTGGAAAAGATCCCGGTTCTGCAGCGAGAAGATATCAGCAGAGAGATTGCACCGATTTATAATGAAGAGATCAAAGCCGGAAATACGACCGTTGTGTTCCATGATATTGAAACGAATGGCATCGGCTATGTGAACTTGATTTTTGATATGAGTGGAATTGAAGAGGAACTGCTTCCATATACAGGAATTTTGCAGTCTGTACTTGGTGTGATTGACACAGAGAACTATGAATACGGAGAACTTTTTAATGAGATCAATGCTCAGACAGGAGGAATCGGTACTTCTCTGGAACTGTATACAGATGTAACAAAAGTAAAAGAAAAAGAGTTCCGGCCGACATTTGAAATGCGTGCAAAAGCACTGTATCATCAGCTGCCGGTTGCATTTTGCATGATGGAGGAAATCCTGCTTCGTTCAAAACTGGACGATGATAAACGTCTGAAAGAGATTGTTGCCCAGACAAAATCAAGACTTCAGATGCGGATTCAGTCGTCAGGTCACATTTCTGCTGCAATGCGCGCTATGGCATACCATTCTCCGACTGCAAGAATGAAAGATATGACGGCCGGAATTGAATACTATGAGTTAATCTGCGATCTTGCAGCTCATTTTGATGAAAAGAAGGAAATGCTGATCAAGACATTGAAACATCTTGCAGAGGAAATTTTCAGTCCATCTCGCCTGATCGTAAGTTATACCGCAGCGAAGGAAGGACTTGCACAGGCATGTGATCTTGTAAAAGCGCTGGAAGAAAAGCTTACAGAGTATGGAAAGGAAAAACACCAGGTAGAAATTGTCTGTGAGAAGAAGAATGAAGGATTTAAGACCGCATCAAAGGTACAGTATGTGGCAACTGCGGGCAACTTTATTGATGCCGGATATGAATATACAGGAGCGCTGCAGATTCTGAAAGTGATCTTAAGTTATGAATATCTGTGGCAGAACATCCGCGTAAAAGGCGGTGCGTACGGTTGTATGAGCAGTTTTAATCGTCTCGGAGACAGTTACCTTGTGTCATTTAGAGATCCGCATCTGAAAAATACATTAGAGGTATATGAGGGAGTGGCAGAGTATCTGCGCCGGTTTGATATTGATGAAAGAGATATGACGAAATATATTATTGGAAC
- the nifJ gene encoding pyruvate:ferredoxin (flavodoxin) oxidoreductase gives MGRKMKTMDGNHAAAHASYAFTDVAAIYPITPSSVMAEATDEWATQGRTNIFGRTVQVTEMQSEAGAAGTVHGSLAAGALTTTYTASQGLLLMIPNLYKVAGEQLPGVFNVSARAIASHALSIFGDHSDVYACRQTGCAMLCESSVQEVMDLTPVAHLAAIKGKVPFINFFDGFRTSHEIQKIETWDYEDLKDMADFDAIAEFRRHALNPNHPCQRGSAQNPDIFFQAREACNPYYDALPAIVQEYMDKVNAKIGTDYKLFNYHGAADAESVIVAMGSACDTIDETIDYLLVQGKKVGVVKVRLYRPFCAQALVDVIPDSVKRISVLDRTKEPGALGEPLYLDVVAALKGTKFDAVPIFSGRYGLGSKDTTPAQIVAVFENEDRAKFTIGIEDDVTHLSLPVGAPLVTTPEGTINCKFWGLGADGTVGANKNSIKIIGDNTDMYAQAYFDYDSKKSGGVTMSHLRFGKSPIKSTYLIKKANFVACHNPSYIDKYNMVQELVDGGTFLLNCPWDAEGLEKHLPGQVKAFIANHNIKFYVIDGVKIGIETGMGPTRINTILQSAFFKLADIIPEEQAIELMKAAAKATYGRKGDDIVQKNWAAIEAGAKQVVEVTVPESWKDAEDEGLFTPEVKGGREDAVNFVKNIQSKVNAQEGNSLPVSAFTEYVDGSTPSGTSAFEKRGIAVNIPVWKAENCIQCNRCAYVCPHAVIRPVALTEEEAANAPEGIETLDMIGMPGLKFTMTVSALDCTGCGSCANVCPGKKGEKALVMENMEANVGTQKYFDFGREIPVKPEVVAKFKETTVKGSQFKQPLLEFSGACAGCGETPYAKLITQLFGDRMYIANATGCSSIWGNSSPSTPYTVTPEGKGPAWSNSLFEDNAEFGYGMLLAQNAIRDGLKAKVEYLAENAKNEAVVAAAKEYLETFGCGATNGTATDNLVAALEACDCDCEAKKELLENKDFLAKKSQWIFGGDGWAYDIGFGGVDHVLASGKDINIMVFDTEVYSNTGGQSSKATKTGAIAQFAAGGKEVKKKDLASIAMSYGYVYVAQIAMGADFNQTVKAIAEAEAYPGPSLIIAYAPCINHGIKKGMSKAQTEEQLAVECGYWNNFRFNPAAENKFTLDSKAPTGDYQEFLNGEVRYNSLVRQNPEKAKVLFAKNEQEAKERYEYLSKLVALYGKTE, from the coding sequence ATGGGAAGAAAAATGAAAACCATGGACGGTAATCATGCTGCAGCTCATGCATCATATGCATTTACAGATGTCGCAGCTATTTACCCAATTACACCATCATCTGTTATGGCTGAAGCTACAGATGAATGGGCAACACAAGGCAGAACTAACATTTTCGGACGTACAGTTCAGGTAACAGAGATGCAGTCAGAAGCTGGTGCAGCCGGTACTGTACACGGATCACTGGCAGCAGGTGCTCTTACAACAACTTACACAGCATCTCAGGGATTATTATTAATGATTCCTAACTTATACAAAGTTGCTGGTGAGCAGTTACCGGGTGTATTCAACGTATCTGCTCGTGCGATTGCAAGCCATGCATTATCAATCTTTGGTGATCACTCTGACGTTTATGCATGCCGCCAGACAGGATGCGCTATGCTTTGTGAATCAAGCGTACAGGAAGTTATGGACTTAACACCGGTTGCACATCTTGCTGCAATCAAAGGAAAAGTTCCATTTATCAACTTCTTTGATGGATTCCGTACATCTCATGAGATTCAGAAGATCGAGACATGGGATTACGAAGATTTAAAGGATATGGCAGATTTCGACGCAATCGCTGAATTCCGCAGACATGCCCTGAATCCTAACCATCCTTGCCAGAGAGGTTCAGCTCAGAACCCTGACATCTTCTTCCAGGCAAGAGAAGCATGTAACCCATACTACGATGCTCTTCCGGCAATCGTTCAGGAATACATGGACAAAGTCAATGCTAAAATTGGTACAGATTATAAATTATTCAACTACCATGGTGCTGCTGACGCTGAGAGCGTTATCGTTGCTATGGGATCTGCTTGTGATACAATCGATGAGACAATCGACTACCTGTTAGTACAGGGCAAGAAAGTCGGTGTTGTTAAAGTTCGTCTTTACAGACCATTCTGCGCACAGGCATTAGTTGATGTGATTCCGGATTCTGTAAAACGTATCTCTGTATTAGACAGAACAAAAGAGCCGGGAGCACTTGGCGAACCATTATACTTAGATGTAGTGGCAGCATTAAAAGGAACAAAATTCGATGCAGTTCCGATCTTCTCCGGACGTTACGGATTAGGTTCTAAAGATACAACACCTGCACAGATCGTAGCAGTATTCGAGAACGAAGACAGAGCTAAATTCACAATCGGTATCGAAGATGATGTTACACATCTGTCATTACCAGTAGGTGCACCGCTTGTTACAACACCGGAAGGAACAATTAACTGTAAATTCTGGGGATTAGGCGCTGATGGTACTGTTGGTGCTAACAAGAACTCTATCAAGATTATCGGTGATAATACAGATATGTATGCTCAGGCATACTTTGATTATGACTCTAAGAAATCAGGCGGTGTGACAATGTCTCACTTACGTTTCGGTAAGAGCCCGATCAAATCAACATACCTGATCAAGAAAGCTAACTTTGTAGCATGCCACAATCCGTCTTATATTGACAAATACAACATGGTTCAGGAATTAGTTGACGGTGGTACATTCCTTCTGAACTGCCCATGGGATGCAGAAGGACTTGAGAAACATTTACCAGGACAGGTAAAAGCATTCATCGCTAACCACAACATCAAATTCTATGTAATCGATGGTGTTAAGATCGGTATCGAGACAGGTATGGGACCTACACGTATCAACACAATTCTTCAGTCTGCATTCTTCAAACTGGCTGATATTATTCCGGAAGAGCAGGCAATCGAATTAATGAAAGCTGCTGCAAAAGCAACTTACGGAAGAAAAGGTGATGATATCGTTCAGAAGAACTGGGCAGCTATCGAAGCCGGTGCAAAACAGGTTGTAGAAGTTACAGTTCCGGAAAGCTGGAAAGATGCTGAAGATGAAGGATTATTCACACCAGAAGTGAAAGGCGGAAGAGAAGATGCTGTAAACTTCGTTAAAAATATTCAGTCTAAAGTAAATGCTCAGGAAGGTAACTCTTTACCGGTATCTGCATTTACAGAATATGTTGACGGTTCTACACCATCAGGAACATCTGCATTTGAGAAACGTGGTATTGCAGTAAATATTCCAGTATGGAAAGCAGAAAACTGTATCCAGTGTAACCGTTGTGCATACGTATGTCCGCACGCAGTTATCCGTCCGGTAGCTCTTACAGAAGAAGAAGCTGCTAACGCACCGGAAGGTATCGAAACACTTGATATGATTGGTATGCCGGGACTGAAATTCACAATGACTGTATCAGCTCTTGACTGTACAGGATGTGGATCTTGTGCTAACGTATGTCCAGGTAAGAAGGGTGAGAAAGCTCTTGTTATGGAGAACATGGAAGCAAATGTCGGAACTCAGAAATACTTTGATTTCGGACGTGAGATTCCGGTTAAACCAGAAGTTGTTGCTAAATTCAAAGAAACAACAGTTAAGGGAAGCCAGTTCAAACAGCCTCTTCTTGAGTTCTCAGGAGCTTGTGCAGGTTGTGGTGAAACACCTTACGCAAAATTAATCACACAGTTATTCGGTGACAGAATGTACATTGCTAACGCAACAGGATGTTCTTCTATCTGGGGTAACTCTTCACCATCTACACCATACACAGTAACACCGGAAGGAAAAGGACCGGCTTGGTCTAACTCTCTGTTTGAAGATAACGCTGAGTTTGGTTATGGTATGTTACTTGCTCAGAATGCAATCCGCGACGGCTTAAAAGCAAAAGTGGAATACCTTGCAGAAAATGCTAAGAATGAAGCAGTTGTTGCAGCAGCAAAAGAATATCTTGAAACATTTGGATGCGGCGCTACAAACGGAACAGCTACAGATAACTTAGTAGCAGCTCTGGAAGCATGTGATTGTGACTGTGAAGCTAAGAAAGAACTTCTTGAGAATAAAGACTTCCTTGCTAAGAAATCTCAGTGGATCTTCGGTGGTGACGGATGGGCTTACGACATCGGATTCGGCGGTGTTGACCATGTATTAGCAAGTGGTAAAGACATCAACATCATGGTATTTGATACAGAGGTTTACTCTAATACAGGTGGACAGTCTTCTAAAGCTACTAAGACTGGTGCAATCGCTCAGTTTGCAGCTGGCGGTAAAGAAGTGAAGAAGAAAGACCTTGCAAGTATCGCAATGAGCTACGGTTATGTATATGTAGCACAGATCGCTATGGGTGCTGACTTCAACCAGACAGTGAAAGCAATCGCAGAGGCAGAGGCATATCCGGGACCATCACTGATCATCGCTTATGCTCCATGTATCAACCATGGTATTAAGAAAGGTATGAGCAAAGCTCAGACAGAGGAACAGTTAGCAGTAGAATGTGGATACTGGAATAACTTCAGATTCAATCCGGCTGCAGAGAACAAGTTCACTCTTGACAGCAAAGCTCCTACAGGAGATTATCAGGAATTCTTAAATGGTGAAGTTCGTTACAATTCACTTGTAAGACAGAATCCTGAAAAAGCAAAAGTATTATTTGCTAAGAACGAGCAGGAAGCAAAAGAGAGATACGAATACCTCAGCAAACTTGTTGCTCTGTACGGAAAAACAGAATAA